Proteins encoded within one genomic window of Camelina sativa cultivar DH55 chromosome 19, Cs, whole genome shotgun sequence:
- the LOC104767979 gene encoding uncharacterized protein LOC104767979, producing MYVLAVKIRLPTYEGTKDPMQHMNSFMAVVSKARFTEEQKDAGQCQLLVESLIENALTWFSRLLANSIDNFAQLSAAFLRNYRVFIERGVSSAELWEIVQEPGEPLRRYHTRFKERYASISVTEDVAIAAFKKGLIPGSLLQLDLNIREAKDLEDALQRGSRFAYVEEDEEKRTGKTPPARTTPAKEKSRDAYQEPRKHHDPRDAKRGVVTAISEDGGQDNTPPSTQEELYCDFHMLGGHSMTECKHLSNYLYEKYLSGEIKAVYQPKASRGSRGGRGRGGRFGRSNPGRGQKGSNHSNNAPSDVQQPPPVEQQNPAPAEVLTTPPKRQKGQQAEQIPPRSRISMIIGQTDECKDSVWALKKRGRQICSV from the coding sequence ATGTACGTCCTAGCCGTAAAAATAAGGTTACCAACCTATGAAGGGACTAAGGATCCAATGCAGCACATGAACTCGTTCATGGCTGTCGTATCCAAAGCCAGGTTCACCGAAGAACAAAAGGACGCTGGTCAATGTCAGCTATTAGTTGAGAGTTTAATTGAGAACGCGTTAACCTGGTTCTCTCGACTCCTAGCGAACTCGATCGACAACTTCGCTCAGCTGTCAGCAGCTTTCCTACGGAACTACCGGGTCTTCATAGAACGCGGTGTTTCCAGCGCTGAGTTGTGGGAAATTGTCCAGGAACCCGGCGAACCCTTGCGACGATACCATACCAGATTCAAGGAAAGGTATGCCAGCATCTCGGTCACCGAGGACGTCGCGATTGCCGCCTTCAAAAAGGGACTCATACCCGGGTCGCTGTTACAACTAGACCTGAATATCCGAGAGGCCAAGGATTTGGAAGACGCACTTCAGCGGGGATCCCGTTTCGCATACGTtgaggaagacgaagagaagAGGACAGGGAAGACCCCTCCTGCACGTACAACTCCGGCGAAAGAGAAAAGCCGAGACGCCTACCAAGAACCTCGGAAGCACCATGACCCAAGGGATGCTAAACGTGGGGTGGTCACTGCAATCTCCGAAGATGGAGGACAAGATAACACGCCTCCGAGCACACAAGAGGAGCTTTACTGCGATTTCCACATGTTAGGAGGCCATTCCATGACCGAGTGCAAGCATCTGTCCAATTACTTATACGAGAAATATCTATCTGGCGAGATCAAAGCTGTCTATCAACCTAAAGCTTCCCGCGGCAGTCGCGGAGGTAGAGGTCGTGGAGGAAGATTTGGACGATCCAATCCTGGGCGAGGTCAGAAGGGCAGTAACCACTCGAATAATGCGCCAAGCGACGTGCAACAGCCACCCCCTGTAGAGCAGCAGAATCCAGCGCCAGCGGAGGTCCTCACGACACCACCCAAGCGTCAAAAAGGACAGCAGGCTGAACAAATCCCACCTCGGAGCCGCATCTCTATGATTATTGGTCAGACCGACGAATGCAAGGATTCGGTCTGGGCCTTAAAGAAGCGAGGGCGCCAGATCTGCAGCGTTTAG